The nucleotide window GTGGTGTTTTGATATACTTTAAtgtaaattttgataaaatgtaAATTAGTTTTTATGAATCCACGTATATAGTGTCACATGATCAATTAAGATGTCACACAAGCATCTCATTTCTCACATCATCAACATTCAATCTCAAAATGTATTAATGTGCAgctggagaaagaaaaaatcattttattttaaaagttttggcACTAAACCGTGGGTTTAGTAATATGGAGATCAAAATCGTATATGAAACGAattagagggaccaaaactacATTTAAGCATATTCTTGTATTGTTACCATAATTATGTGTCTATGAAATTAAAGTGTTGGTCCTTTTGCAGGGAAGTTTTATCACCCTAATCAGATTGTAGGTGGAGGAATGCCTATGTTCAAGCTGTTGTGTTATGTTCATTTTCTATAATCAAACCTCTTGTGAACTACAACTGTATTTTGATTTGCCTTGGTTTATAAGACTTTTATTGCTTGTTATTAGCATTTAAATGTAAACAAGTATGGAAAACTCATAGCAGAATTGTGAAATAAGTTTCTTTTGTTCCTTGTTATTATGACGGGTGCTTCATCAATAATACAATTGAATGTGTCTTTCAAATCCTATTATTCGACAGAAGAGTGCTTGAATTTTGAAACTTCGCTGCCATACTCAATCTGTTAATTTTGAAACCTCATCATTTGAAGATATTTATGATGTCACTATCGAACATGCGTATCTCGATTCGTTATAAAGTTGAACATAAAATTTCATAAGAAAGTCAATACATACATAAAGGTGAAAAAAATATCCTAAACTTTGGTCAAACAGACAATAACTTCAATATTACAAAAATAGTATGGATTTTGTTACATAGTACAAGTTTTTGTCTACACAAGCTCCACAACAACCATGCTTCCATTTCATCAGCTTGTTTATCACTCTTTATTTAACCAAGTGTTTGTGTAAAACCATTCTCAAAGGTGGATATTTATATGAAACTACAAAGAACTAGGTCTAAATACATTGTATAGATCATCAATCACAACACCTGCATGGAAATTAACAAGGTTAGCATAATGGCATATAGTTATAGGACATATCGTGCTACAAGATTCTCTTCAAATCCTCCAACATAAGGTTTTAAGCAAGGGATGCCGATAAATAGCGAAGCAGATTGGCAAAAAATCGCTAAGAAATCAGAAATCTTTCAGTATTTTGTTCATCACAACCAAcaaatttctttatttatagaTTGATACTTTCAAAATaagcattttatttttgacagaaaCATGTGTAGCTTCACAATATGTATATAAGCATGTAAATGTACACTTCATAGTGATAGGAGAAAGTTAGATAACTGAAAAagttgcaagaaataaaatgacaaagagtcaAGTAACAACGGTTTATGGATCGGATCATATTATTAACTTCAAAATTCACTGAGAAAACAGTATTGTATATCTCAAAGATTATATACTTTATACACAAATGTacacataattaaacaaattgttATTAGCTagttatataaaagaaaaaggtaCCTGAAATGAAAAAGGAGTGCAATACTTTATAACCTTTCCATTGCTCATATTATCACTTggccatttatttttatgacaGGAATATGAGCAATATTGGACCAATGTTTCCCTTTATGATCTTCATACCTTGCCTCTAACAGAGAGCATTTTCTGATGCTCAGTAACTTGAGAGATGAAGGCAATGTGTCTTCTGGCAGAGACTCGATCCCTGGACAATGTAGAAAGTGAAGGCTTTCCAAAGAGGAAAGATGTTGAAACACATTTCCTTTGAATGATTTCATTTCAGAGAGATTAGTGATTGTCAGAGACACTAAGGAAATAGGCAGTAACTTCTCCTTCAAGAAAGTGTTAACAATGTCACCACCTCCAATATCTAAATCCGAAAGAGTAGTTAGGCGTTTGGAGACCCCATTTAATTACAGGCGTTGTTATTCTCACGgattcaatatgaaatgatctTAATTTGGGAGGTAGGCAAGCTCCTTCACCAAATGATAAGTTCATTTTTGGAAGATCTATGAGAGTCAAACGTTCAAGTGTTGCGAGGGAAGAACTATCTGAAATAAAAATGGATTCCAGATTCCTACATCCGTCAATGGAAAGACTTTGTAGTGCGGGGAAACCATCCAATGGAAAGGAGGTAAGTGCATTACAACTATTTCCTAGCTCCAATGTCATAAGAGATGTATAATTGCTCCACATATTAGGAGGCAAAAATGTTAAACTCTCGCAGTCAATAATTCTGAGTGATTGCAATGAAGTTGGTAGACAATCTGCTGGAAATGCAATGAGATATGGAATATTATAAAGTTCCAAGTGTTGGAGACAAGTGCTGCTTATAATCATTTTAGGTAGAGACAGAAGTGTATCACAACAACGGATTGATGCACGCTGCAGCTTACATGGAAAATCAGTCTCAAGCAACGACCGTTGAATCGTTTCAGCAGACGTTTGAGAATCTAAATCTCCCTCGATTGTTATCTTTTTTATCGATGAGATCCATTGCAGAGTAGGTGGTTTTGCCAAGAGAAGATCACAACCATATATACCAATCTGTTCTATGGAAAAAGATGGTTTGGCAAGTATCCACTCAGTTTAGGACACTGGATTAACATGAGAGATTTAAGATGaggaaaaggaaatttattGCCAATAAAGGGAAGCCATTCCTTCCAATTTGGCATGTTCTGAAATTCCAAAATTTCCAAGGATGGAAATGGTTGGAACGATGAACTGGAACCACCTCCTGCCATGGCGTAGAACTCTGCACCAATTGTCTCCAATGTCATGCCTCTAATAGTCAAGTCCTTGAGAGAAGGTAGCTGCCCTATTGGTGGAATCGTTATACAATATGTACAATTACTGATGAAAAGGGTCACCAtgttagaaaatgaaaaatctcCGAGCCAACATGGAAGACTTGTTCCTCCATAGAAGTCGATGCTCAGTTTCTTCAAGTTAATCGGTGGTTGCAATGCATCAAGTACTGCTTTTGAAGTTTGTGAATCTTCGGTTGGTTCGCCCCATAGTAGCACTAACTCCTCAATGTGTTCTTTGCTCTTCAAGTTGGCCTCATATGCCTCAGCAACATCAATGACATTATGGAGCTTTTGGATGCAAAGTTTTCCCCATAAGTTAGGAAACTTATCAAGCTCTTTCACACTTAACCCCTCTCCTTGCTTTCCTGctacaaaagttgttaaaatttGAAGGTTTTCTAGTGCAAGAATCTCCATTGGCATCTCCTTTATGTTCGTCCAGTTAATATCTAGGTGACGTAAATTAATTAACTTTCCAATATGTACCGGTAATTCAATGAGATGATAgcaatatgataaaatcaatgtttGCAAATTGTGAAGGTTACATGTTGTATCAGGCAAGCTTTCAATTCTGGTGTTGGATAGATCAAGATACCGCAACTGCACCAAACTGCCAATTGAATCCGGTAGCATGGCGATGTTTCTATAACCAGATAACGATAACACACGCAACCTTCTAAGTGTGGGTATCACATCATCAACAACCTGTTTAGACAAGTAACATTGTCGCCACCAGAGACCAATGGGAAGAAAGCTTCGCAAGCAtttgaaatcataaaaaatttcaaacttcTTGAAAATGTCATACTCTTCTTGGTTATATGAAAAATGGCGGACATTTTCAGAGATGTTGCCACCATGTTCACGCCTGCAACAACTTTTTCCAGATACAATTGTAGCTAAATCATTGACAAGATCATGCATGAGAAACTTCTGTCTTCCAAAATCATCGTGCGATTGTTGAATTAACGATCTAGATAACAATTCAACAAAGTAGTCATCACCAACTTCCTCCATTGCTTTTTCTCCTTGAGAATGTTCAAGGAAGCCTTCAGCCATCCACAGCAAAACCATTTGCTTCCTATCAAGAGGATAATCCTTTGGGAAAATTGAACAATAAGCGAAACATGTTTTCAAATGAGAAGGAAGATATTGATAACTCAAAAGCAAGGCAGGGAGAACATTATCATTTGGAAAATTCCATATGTCATTGTTTAAAATTGCACTCCACTCTTTCGCATCCACTTTTGAGCGTAGAAGTCCTCCAAGTGTTTTGGCAGCTATTGGCAATCCGCAACACTTTTTTGCAATCTTCCTACCAATTGCTTCTAGGCTTGGGTATTTACGGCCACAAAGTTCTTCACTTCCAAATGCATGCTTTGAGAGTAAAGACCAGCAATCATCATCTGATAGAGGTTCTAATTTATAGATAGGAAAGGTATGGGTGAACTCGGCAACTTTTTATTGACGTGTTGTGATAATCACCCTACTTCCAGATTCTCCATCAATGAAGGGAGTGACTAGATGATGCCAATCATTATAGCTATCATTCCACATGTCatccaacacaaacaaaaatctttTTCCCTTCAAGTTTTGCTTTAATTTGACTCGAAGAAAATCAAGATTATCACTTTCCTGAACATTTGAAGTGATAGATTCAAGTAAAGTTCTGGTTACCCTCAAAACATCAAACTCTTCGGACAGACAAACCCAAGCTTTTACATCAAAACGTTCTTGAACATCTTTATCATTGTAAAGAAGTTGAGCTAGGGCTGTTTTACCGACACCTCCCATGCCGAAAATTGAAACAACATTAATATTATCATTGACAGTGCTAACATCTGATAGCAACATATTAGTTAGTTTCTCTTTATCACTCTTCCTACCAACCATGAAAGATTGATCTACTAGTGAACTTGAAGGTGTTCTAAGAAAAACCCTACCACTTACAGTTTGCAACCCAAGGATATCTTTTTGTTGTGCAAAAAGTTGGAGCCTTTCAATCATACTCTTCATTTGGGAATTGATCTCTCCATACAAGTTTTGAAAAGGAGATGAAAGGAAATTCCAAACCTGACCAGTGATGTTTTCAGCTTGTGTATTACTATTCTCCACCTTGCTTCTAAGGCAATCATAACTGATCTGGTTGAGCAAATCCTCAGCATCATATATTGCATCTTTCAACTCATCAAGCCATTGTTTGACAGGAAGATTGTTGATCTGCTTCTTCTCAGCATCATCAAGAACAGCATGAAGAGTGAGAAGTGTTGTCTCTAAATGCTTCAAAAGTGATAAGTTCAGCttcttgttgttgatgaaatttcGAAACTCTGGTGATGTTAGCCTGTCCATTATTGTTTGAACAGAAGCAGAGAGAAATGCACCTCCCACCAAAGTTGCagccattttttttgttggtttaattCTGAATGAATTGAGTACGGTACCttatacatacatacacacacatatatatgtataggtGGAGAACAAGTCAAGGGTAAGAAACCTAGGACATGTGAGATAGATGGAATAAAATACAATTCTTGATGTGATGATTGATGATAGCATAGTATGAAAAGTTATTATATCATTAGCCCAGAATTTTTTGGAGTGTGTTCATACCTTGtgaacataaaacataattcaAGAGATTAATGACTTTGGCATCGTCGATGTTGTAAATGATTTGAATATAGTTATATTTGTAAATATATGTATtctgccgttttatgctattaatatggaagttgtgagtttgttcatatattcattctttttgttttttaacgactttagatttgtattgtatcaataTACTCTATCAacttgaatgaataaatattgtttacttttgtaaaaaaattttaaagaataatttcttcGTTCTTATTCAGTCTCCGAGAGTATGCCTCAATAAGACCCTAAACCataatttattcattattaACCCACATATTCTTggaatttgctcaaaccatgtGAACATCCCTTTTGTGAAAATACGTGGCTAAGTGGCTTGTCTAATGGGAATGCAAACTAGCTATTATCATAAAACATAACTCAAGAGATTAATTTTTTGTACAGaccatgtaaaatatttttacacgtACTTTCAATCATATcatgttaaatatatgtttgtagAGATATTTTAGAACTAACATTGAAAATGATATtagtcataagaaaaaaaacattaaaaatgatattgtttaaTGATTTTGATTAGATacatatgtaaaaataattacGGTGCCGGttcttataaattaaattattaattcgAAAGTAAACCAAATAAGTTagtaaatatgaaattaaactgttccttttttttttttctttctcactcTTTCCATCTTCATTCTCCATCGTCACCTTGAAACTCTACCTTCCACCTGCGTCGGACGCCCTGGCCAGTCTCCATCCAAATCCACTTTATTACGACGATGGTGGCGCGATGGAGCAAGTTGACAGTTACATCGGTACTGCGATTGGACCGAAGTTGGATGATGGAAGTGGGAACGATTTGGAGTTCATTCCTTACAAAACTGAACTCAAAATTGCTAGATATAAATGTTGGTGTAGTAATCTATCTATTTTGGACAATTCTATgttcaattttgatatttttaactttaataATGTCATATTTTAAATCTTGATTTGATAACCATGCTTTTGTAAATCTAGATTAAATaagtttatattttcttttgtgaaaaaagtccaaaaaaaaaaaaccaaaatttcaagCACAATAGCATCCAAACCATCTTATCTCTTTTGTGATCTTCTCTTGGCAAAACTACCTACTATACAATGTATTTAGACCTAGTTCTTGGCAAAACTACCTATTATATGTGTCTGGTGTCGAACACGAAACATGCAGACTTTCTACCACTTATTGATTTTGCACCGAGTAATATGAGCCGTCCAATCTCAAATTAACTGTCAATATTGTTTAATGCATGTAAAGATGTCTTTTTCCTACAGCAGGGAATCCGGCAAAGCAAACACATGATGCAGTGTTGTTGGAAGACTCTTGGTTTATCATACAAAGCTTGAAAATCTGCACATATAAACATGATaacaaaagtaaaaagtaaaccTCCTAATCACAAGAATGAGAGAGAAACAAACCTGTTCAAAGAGCATAAAACAGCAACTGAATTCATTCACCCATGatgaaagaaaaacattaaagtGAAACATAGAACTCCCTTCAATCCAATGGTAGGACTAAGCAGAAAGGTGGAGTTGCTCTCATATCATGCACTTGGTCAAACTTCATGTCGTGTAGCCGACAAACATTTAAGTTTATCCGGATGCATGAGATGACAGCTCTTGCCTCTACTTAGCCCTTCGTATTGGAAAGAAAGGAGCTCTTTGCTTCCTAATTACTATTTATTCACCCCTCATTCCACCACAAATGGACAAGGTACCCCCCCTTCCCCCACCAAATGGCCCCTCCCTCTTGTTGCTCCTTAAATATAACTCCTTAAAGAATGTTGTACAATGCTGTTTAGATTTTCAGCAATGGCTCAATGTCTAAACTTTCTACTTTATCCGAGAGAAACTTTGTCCTCTTTCATGATGTAGCTGTGGCAATTGTGTGTGTGAGAGTGTAGGTGTATATATAAAGAATTTGGATTGTGTAATGTAGTCAGTCATGCATATGTGGACCATCTGATCAAAATTGAATGATTTAGATTTCAacgttgattttgattttttttttaatttttaccgTATGTTTGGTATCACAGTAGGTTTGTCGAAATCACAATGAGTCACCGTTATACCAAACATGCATTTAAATACGTagataagataattttttttttttttttttgtggtggccggggtttgaacctcaaaccttacataaattattatgcattgttcttaccaacGGAGCTAAACTCACAAGGATAAAACGTACGTAGACAATCTGATCAAGATTAAAAGGTTTAGATTccaatgttgattttgatttttaaattttagtacATGTTTGGTATTACGGTAGGTTTGTCGAAATCACAATGAGTCATCGTGAATTCGTGATACCAAACATTCATTTAAGATATCAAGTTTAAAATATGAATCTTCCGATCTTGATTGAACCACTAAAATGTGACTCACCGCACATGATTGTGGCTGCACAAATCAAGGTTTTCATGACATAAATTGAAACTTTATTGGCAAAACTTATATAGTATATAGTATATGCTACATATAGCAGGTTTTTTAAATCAAGATTTTACTTAAACAAATGAGGAGGAAATtgacaatattttctttcaCTTATACTAAATCAGCAGCATATTATAATTTGAATCTTCAACTAATGTTCATATTTAAATGCAAATTATCCATAATTTGGTCTAACAAGTAATGGCAATAACTTAGTTTACACCACATAAACTGATATATCAAAATGCAATATATTAATTAAGTTACAAAGAGATATAGAGGTTTTATCAAGGcttattttttgtgaaaataaaacaaatatattatatatatctttcatgatataaatttatttataatcttaACTTAGATAAGTCAGAAGATCATGGCTACAGTATCAAGAGATTCAGCAATACCTGCAGGATTCCCATGATCATATCATCACTGTTGCAACTTTCATTTCCTCTCTCAGCATGCAACACAAAATATCTAAAAATGACCATTGATCAGTTTGTCATATATATGTTATCCTAAATTTATAACTGAAAGGACAATAAAAGCTTTTTTCATGTTGGATCAAAACAAGAAAGCAGCAATGTCCAAAATGAGATTACTTGTTGTACAAGAAAACTTGTTCTATCCAATCTTTTTGTGACATGACATTGTAGTTGAGTTCCAATGAAGTTTGACCTTTGAATTTTAGTATTTGTCCAACTCCAATAAATTTGGATTCTGATTCCCTGTCAGATTAGATTGTCTTCTTGCTATTTTTTGGCATTTATTGATTCAATCCATAATTTGTAAACTTCATTTTGTTGAACTATACTTTTTTGGGTGATATTTTAACCTTATGCATGGAAATATCAAAGTAATGCCACtaatatggattttttttttaggatccACCCATGGTCCTTAGTAAATACCTGCAATAGCAGGTAGGTAATtacacttccactccggtataCATTTTGTACGGTTTATCCGCATCCGTTTCAAGTCTATCAAGATGAACAACTTCCGCACAAAGAATGTAACAACCACAAAATGCTTGATATGTCACCACCGTCGATTCTGAAACCACCCATTCATGACGTTTTATCCGCATAACATCCTCGGTCCATGGAGCCATTAATTTTGTTCCAAACTTGACTTGGGGTTTTGTATGAAAGTGATTATAATGGAGGTGTTGATTGTGGTTGTTTATGCGGAGAATGTGAAAGCATTAACAGTTTCcctttttctcaaaaaacaaattgaagcTTGTCTTTTGTGCTTAATGACTTATTCAAATGCGAATACGTTTGTGAACCGGAAACCAGATTGAATTTAAGATTTTGTTAAATGGTGAAATTAAAGTTGCGGTAACTAGAGTGAGTTAGTGATTTGTTGTGAATTAGATGATTTACTGGTTTTGATTGCAAAAGGCCCGTGAAAATAAAGATTCATGTAAACTTAGAAGAAGTGTGTCAACCCACTATTGTTGGTCATTTAGCAAGGACCATGGGTGGTCCTTGAAAAAAGTGGTCCATATTAGGGGCTCTCCAACTTTACTAGAAAATAATCAAACTTAGAATTTGAAAGTTATCCATTTGTTTGATCACATATTAGGTTATGATTGTGGACTATTGACAAATTAACTACAATTGTTTCAATGTTGTATGAGACTTTGATATCATATTtctatctaaaaataaaatcttagaaCAATGGGTTTGTGAGTTGATATCTCTGTATTTTTTATTCCGTTCATTTCTAGTCGAGTTAAGACTAAGCACTTATACTTAAATTTTTATAGAATGCGACATCAATTAAGTAGCCATAGTTGCGCGGGTAACATTGGTTTAGTTGAGATAAGAAATTAAATCAGACAAACCATTATTTAGATTCTTGGATGTGTAACTCATTGTTATATTAGTCATTGACTCAAACGATGATCTAAATACATCCTTCACTTTTCAATTTATAAGTCACTTTAATCTTTGACGTTAACTAGGACATTAACTTGGTCAAAAATTCTGACGTAATGACTGAAAAAGGATCAAACGACATGATGACGTATATGTGTACCAAGATGAAAGAAAAccttcattcttcttcatcatttCCCAACCCATGTCTCTTTCCTTTAGTATTCAATCCTCCAAAGCATGATATTAACCACACATATGTTAAATAATCactaaataaaaatttcaattattttcttaaccAATATATAAACACATTCAATCCataactattaaaataaattgtgaTTTCAtacattatattaaattaattttttccctcaaaaaaaaattaaattaaatttttctctcaaaaacaaattaaattaattttttaatttgaatattaaatattatatttaaaaaggtACCACACTTAATACATTTTATTCAtcactattatttattttataaaaaaccAAATTGCAAAATAATTACCTCTTTAACGACACCGTATCCTAAATCAACcatcaaaccctaatttatCACACGCGCCACCGTAATCCTCTACTCCGGCGACCACCATGCCACGTCGCAAACGGGAGAATCTCCCACTGGAAAGTTCAACCGGCAATTATCCATCAAAGCGTAGAAAACATTCTCATTTCGAATCTTCAAGCTCTAATCGACTAGcatcttcttcctcatcttctAGGAAATGGGTTTTCTCTTCTGAAGATTATTCTGATTGCGCCGGTCAGAATCACTAGAAAGTTCTATCCTTTTTGTaaagtttatcatttttttagttttatttttcactCTGAAATTTTGCATTTAAATGTGATTCATTTTTTGTGCTGAAATGTTaatgttgtttaatttttaagcattaagggtttgtttggtaaaaaatagtAGATAGCTGATTAGTTAACTTTTAGCGGATTAGCTTATAGCAGATAATTGATAAGCTAGTAGTGGATAACTATATTGGATAAGCTAGTTGATTCAATTGgcagtgtttggtaaaaagttgATATGGTTTGGTTTTTAAGCATGAGGgatctgtttggattgacttatttgagagTATACTGGCATAAGTTTTTGCCAGACTGATTAGGAGAACTATGCGCACTTGTGACATTGTTTGAGAGAACttatcaaaacaacttatgacaagTTTATAATCTGTTTTCAGCTTATGTCCGTAAGCTctccaggatagcttatgaaaacagcttaaaaattatacaatctatatgcataagcacttgtgatattgtttgagagaacttatgTTATGACatattcataagttgttttcggcTTATACAAAAAACAGTTTGGATTTATTTATCTTGTTTTAtcgaaatagcttatacataagcacttatcacgATAAGCGCTTATGCTGTATGCTGCAAATTAAGTTGATTATCTAAACATGGCCTAAGTGTTGGATTTCTAAGGTTGAGACTTTAATGTAAGGAAACTAAAATTGAGAATTTCCGTATGAAACAATAATGAGATTGTGATTGGTAAAGTTTAATTGAGTGAGGATAGAtagttatttttgaaagaaattttatttggaATCCATCATATAGGGTTAtgcattttcttctttcttgcTTACTAGAGTAGTGACTATGGTAACAAATCTTTGGTACTAAGTAGCATCATTGTAAGGTCTGAATTCCGGTTGTGTTGAGATTGTTAATTTTGAGTAAACTTGTGTTTAAATGCGTTTGATGCGGCTGCATTTTTGGTCGTGATGCAATCATGTACATATAAAAAATCTTGAAGTCATGGTCACAATCATGATTGTTGactgtttttcaaaattttgaagtcACTTATAATCGTAtatttaccaaaaataaaagtggCATGAATGTAAAGAATGATGGAATTTGCTTGCTTATAGATAGTGGGTTGTTAACATAATGAACTGTTTGTGATGAAGTCATAGATAAAGAACATTCCATTTTCGAGCTAGTGATGGAATGTTTGTCATTTAGACTTCAGAGTAGATTGTGTTTATCTCATATTTACTGTTCTGATTCCTTTCCATGTCTTGCAGATACGATTGTAGTTGTTTCATACAATATACTTGGCGTTGAAAATGCATCAAATCATCTGGATTTGTATTCTAATATCCCTCGACGTTTCCTGGATTGGGGCAGACGTAAGAGGCTCATACTTGAAGAGATTGATAGCTACAATGCAAGCATACTCTGTTTCCAGGTAATTTAATAATCCTTACCTATGTTATACACTGCATAGCACAACTTAATATGTTGTAACAAACCTGTAACCATTTTACATTCATCATTTATGCATCTCTACCAAGTCTTGAAATGTTGAAAAAGAAGAGTTggacatagttttttttaatttagctACAACTCTTGGTTACTTGCATTCATGTACCAAAGGGTATTGGAATCtgtggtaattttttttaccgttGCTTCATGTGTTTTGTTGAGATGCAAGTTATGCGTTCATGCttatgttaatgttaatgttaatgttaatgcCAGTTGGCACATAATTGATTTCATGCATCCTAGAAATAAGTTGTCAGTAATTGATTTCTAGAAATCCAATGTCTGCAGGAGGTTGATCAttttgatgatttagatgatctTTTTCAGAACAATGGCTTTAAAAGTGTTTACAAGGTAAGTTATATACATATTTGAATGGTCATATAAGCTTTTGATCTCCAAacatttaatcaatttttcCTTACCGGGGTTCTTATTACCAATAGGGTCGCACGGGAGAAGCCAATGATGGATGTGCTATATTTTGGAAAGACAAATTGTGGGTTTCCATTACCCCTTAATCCATTAGATAATTAGGATTTTGTATCTATAATTACTTTATTTGATATCTTACATTTGTAACCTTTGACAATAACTGCCTAAGCATTCCTAGTTACAAGGAAAGCCAATAGATCAAAGATTTAGAAATCATAGAACATGCGATTGATAAAATACAGTTCCAAATTTGGCCTAAATGCagtatattttcaaaatttgaatgcaGATTCAGTCTTTTGCACCAAGAAGATATAGAGTTTCAGAAATTTGGTATGCGTCACAATGTTGCCCAACTTTGTGTTTTGGAGGTATATGcggtttgtttttattttttttaatttgtttcctAGCTATTGTGTTTTATTTGCTTGTTGTCTTTGATTAGAtatatttattatcttttattcaaaaaaattaaatcttttttaaaTTCTATTATACCTAGTACTATTCTATATACTACTATGCATATGTATGTTCTTGTTGAATTAGACCAA belongs to Medicago truncatula cultivar Jemalong A17 chromosome 6, MtrunA17r5.0-ANR, whole genome shotgun sequence and includes:
- the LOC25496847 gene encoding LOW QUALITY PROTEIN: putative disease resistance RPP13-like protein 1 (The sequence of the model RefSeq protein was modified relative to this genomic sequence to represent the inferred CDS: substituted 1 base at 1 genomic stop codon): MAATLVGGAFLSASVQTIMDRLTSPEFRNFINNKKLNLSLLKHLETTLLTLHAVLDDAEKKQINNLPVKQWLDELKDAIYDAEDLLNQISYDCLRSKVENSNTQAENITGQVWNFLSSPFQNLYGEINSQMKSMIERLQLFAQQKDILGLQTVSGRVFLRTPSSSLVDQSFMVGRKSDKEKLTNMLLSDVSTVNDNINVVSIFGMGGVGKTALAQLLYNDKDVQERFDVKAWVCLSEEFDVLRVTRTLLESITSNVQESDNLDFLRVKLKQNLKGKRFLFVLDDMWNDSYNDWHHLVTPFIDGESGSRVIITTRQXKVAEFTHTFPIYKLEPLSDDDCWSLLSKHAFGSEELCGRKYPSLEAIGRKIAKKCCGLPIAAKTLGGLLRSKVDAKEWSAILNNDIWNFPNDNVLPALLLSYQYLPSHLKTCFAYCSIFPKDYPLDRKQMVLLWMAEGFLEHSQGEKAMEEVGDDYFVELLSRSLIQQSHDDFGRQKFLMHDLVNDLATIVSGKSCCRREHGGNISENVRHFSYNQEEYDIFKKFEIFYDFKCLRSFLPIGLWWRQCYLSKQVVDDVIPTLRRLRVLSLSGYRNIAMLPDSIGSLVQLRYLDLSNTRIESLPDTTCNLHNLQTLILSYCYHLIELPVHIGKLINLRHLDINWTNIKEMPMEILALENLQILTTFVAGKQGEGLSVKELDKFPNLWGKLCIQKLHNVIDVAEAYEANLKSKEHIEELVLLWGEPTEDSQTSKAVLDALQPPINLKKLSIDFYGGTSLPCWLGDFSFSNMVTLFISNCTYCITIPPIGQLPSLKDLTIRGMTLETIGAEFYAMAGGGSSSSFQPFPSLEILEFQNMPNWKEWLPFIGNKFPFPHLKSLMLIQCPKLSGYLPNHLFP